The genomic DNA catcaaaacacactaaagcacatacaagacaagttgggtgatgtgtgaagccactttccctttattacaaggctaagtagtctgggtaacctGTAAAAGGTATAGGTACTTACCCTATGTCcccatccccggaaacaccatggctcaccttcccctgtccccgttttaaaagtagctccccctctcctcgttttcgccaagccctgttcccaggacaatcaactaatagctgccctgcccgacaaaaaaaactaaaatttgctcccctaccacctaaaatatgtcccctgccctagcaaaattaaaatttcccctgccctcaaaaattgctcccggaATAACTTTTTCGATGAaaagctccgttggctgcacctgcgtAAACAAATACAGACGTTGTGAATTACATGCAAGACCGTAGAAATGCACCCTCGGTTTATAGGGGAGACTTTCAATACTCTGGATGTGTCTTCctttactgtacatgtaaattcttcCGTATGAATATTTCCTATAAACAATGGGGCAATAATTTTTTCTGAAGCGAAACGGGACAAAGAAAAATGGGAAGAAAGGTTTTGCATTGACAGCTTCAAGAAAGTTCCATCTTAAGCTTGCTTTACATTTCAAGATGCGGAAACGAGTGTTCTCTGCCAATGATAACTGTAGAATATGCACAACAAATTATGGCAATTAGTTTGCGTTTCAGAGGACTGTCGGAAGTAGCAGCAGCTTAGAttgtattaatttatttaaatgtataTCAGTACATGCATTTTTATTTGTCCAACACTATCAAACAAGGATGTAACAGGCCAGTAGCTTAAACTTGactttttttactatttttgctTCGAACGTCAAGTACCAAAGTATTTTCAGATACACATTATGTTGAGCTTGTCAATCCAGCCTATGCATGTGTGAACTGCAAGTTATTATTGACAGGTGAATTCTGGCTGTGCATTTTACAAGTAAGCAGTGTTGACAAGCGAATTTTATATACTAGTTGCTGGTTTAACATGCTCTCAAGAGTAGAAAAACTTGCTATTGACACACGAAATACAAATAGTGAAAATCATCAGAAGTTACTCCCTGCCCTTTGAAATATACTGAGTACGTGGCAGAAATAAAGTGATCAGCTAATTACCTAATTTGCAGGAATAGTCTCTCCTGAAAAGTGATATCATCAAGGCCGTTACTTCACACGTCACAGTAGTAACAATAAACTAATTAACAGGTGAAATTTGCAAGATAACTATCCCGTTGATTTATGGCTGGAGGGCGGTTCGAGGGGTTAGGAGTATTTTGAATTTGTATGCCACGATTTGATGCCAAAGCTTCAACCCGTCCCTCCACTCTGAGTTGAGGGACTGTTTGTGTGGAGGGACTTTGCTTCAACTCAGATGTGAGGACAGAGTACTCGAGGAGATTATAGATGTACCTTTGGATTACATTGTTACCTTTTTCATCTGGAAGATAAAGTGCGTTTTCTTTTTCTCCTGAAAGCAGTTCATGTCTAAAATGGGTTGAAAGGCCCAAACTTTACTAAAACTTGTTTAAGGCAACTTTACACCTTTCCCTTTCGGtctcaaaattaagaataagaaCTTGAAGTCacctttcaaaatttacaagacAATAAAACACATAATATAATGTTTCTCGtcactgtaaattcaaaatgggtGCCATCCCTATGTTTACCTTAACCtatgaggaaaaaaaaatcgagcTTTACAAAATAAGCCGATGCAATTTCATTTACTCAATGAGCTTCAAAGTAAGCTTCCGCAAGtaaagtggtagaccagaataGTATTACAGTTCtaagtttgaatatctgtccaaaATAGCCATTAATCGGTGCTGTAATTATGCTATATACTGCAGCAAAGAATGGTTTTAATTGAATGGTAATGTGAACAGAGCAAGCCATTGCAAAATGGAAAGAGGCAGAGGATACTGACGATCGCATCCGTAACTCTTTTCCAAGCAGCATCACATAGCCATGCACAGTAACTATACTAGCAAAGTAAATGCATCTCCAGTCTTTGCACCTTAAGTATTTTTCTCGCCTTGTCCGATTCGTTTTTGCAAAACTTCGTGATGTCGAGTTGAACTTTTGCTTCACTACCGAAAGAGAGCACCCTAGGGAATCTTACATCAGACCGGAGACGAAATGATACTTCTCTGAGACAACAAGCATGGGACTTTCATCTCCCTGGCAATTTTGTGGCAGTTGGCTAAGGAACGAAAATAATAGTGTATATACTGCGTAATGAGATACCAAGAACACAGTCTCTCGTGCAGCTCCGCGAAACATTACATGGCGGCTCTaagttttatcatattttatagCTTGCAATGTTAACAGGTTTGGAAATTATTTTAATTGATTCTGTTTATTGCTAAATCAATCTTTTTTGTGACAAATTATGATGTCCTACTTAACACCCCTCTTCCCTGGAATTTGCCTTCAGATATAGTGGTGCGAATCTGGTGCTTAAATGGGACGCCGCTTCAAACAAACTGTACAATATAGCAGTCAACGACAAAAACTCTCCTTTCTACGCTCTCCGGGACACGCAGGGCAACGCCATCGGAGTCTCTGCATGTGACGTGGACGGCGATGGTAGAGAAGAGATATACTTTCTGAATACAAACAATGCGTACAGCGGTTACGCCACCTACACTGACAAATTATTCAAGTTCCGAGATGGAAAGTACGTGGATCTCTTCCAGGATGAAGTCAACAAAGATGCCATACGACTCTATGCTGGTTAGTACAAATACTTGAATTTCTCTTCGGCACGGACAAAGGGAATTTTGTTTCCTATTTTCTCTTTCCCTTTGCTTTAATGCGTCgctttaaagttattttttaacaaCGATTGCTAGCAGGTtacaattttgaagcaaatgTGATGTTGTCTGTGGTATATTGGTTAGCGATTTCTCGGTAAAGTCATCCAAGGTCAGTCTCGTTAGCCAGACCTCGAACTTCGCCTGACTCTTTTAGCAGTACTTGGCATGAATGGTTCCAAGGCGAAGATTGATTGGAACCGAAGGGTTTTAGAATGCTGGTCAATGATTTGCTGCAGTGCGGTAGCTGGAGGTTTTGTCTCGAGTTGTGCGTCCGGTTTTACCGTCCAACCCACAACCGAGAGCAGAGCATATGATTTAACACGTTTTCCGAAGAGACTATTCTCTATGACCCTCGGCGTGGATACTTGAACGGCAATCGTTACTCTTTTAACATCTTTGACTACAATGCATTTAATTAATATTACATCGAACATTCGAAGACTTTCGGCCGAGATTGAAAACCAccgaaattttcgaaaaatatgtatttttgagaTGTCTTAATTCCAAACTCAATCTGCAGCTTTTAAGTGACCGACGTGTGATACAAATGAAAGGAAATCTGAACAACAATGGAACCTAGAGAGTACGTAGAAAGCTGCGTAGTGAGGATTTTCACGTGAACTAATGTTTGTTCGAATTCCAAATGCTGCCTGTATGAGCAATTCGCGAAGTGTTGAATCGTTCGATATCAGCCAGATATTTATGCAGATAAATTACATTTGCTGAAGGTTTGAATTCCATCTACCGAATATACCATCTGTTGTTGATCCTATGTGACAGATGCATGCACCGCTAATGATACCATAGTTCTTCATGCACAGCTCGTCTATCCAGAAGGTATAACAAATGCCATCGACTTTTCAAGGACAGAATATAATTTTGCACtgcatttcaaaaaacattAATGTGCGCAACTGCCGCGTTGATTTACTGGGGGCTTTGAGCAGTATTTTTACCAAAGTTCAAAAAGAAAAACCGAACTCGCTCATTCACAACAGATGGGATATGAGGGTGTAAATGGCAATGCCCCATGACCACCGGGTAATATCGATGACTGTCTTCCTTGCAGCATCCACTCCACCGGCCACGCTTTAATAGAGCAAAAGGGCCAATGGTTTGTTTTAGCTCCCATTCTGCTGTAGGTATATATAACAATTGGGGTTATTGCTATCATAGTTAAATCGGTCTGTGGTAGGTACAGTAGGTAGGAAGGTAGATGGGTGGGTGGGCGGATGGAtgggtaggtaggtacgtaggtaggtaggcTTATGTGTCTCGTCATATGTCACGTAgaataaaatactatcaatGGTACAATCTGAAGCTTCAAGTTAGCAGTCATGTACAGGCTGCACGTTTATACTTCATTGTACGCCCTTTCCCCGATTTACGCCTCACTTTACACGTGGCCACACTCAACCTACCGACGTGGGAATGGTTCATACAAATGCCACAACTTTGCAAAACAACCTGATACTAAGCTTATTCCGCGTTTTGTTAACTAGAAAAGACAGACACTGGTCGACAATATTATGCACATTTCACTGATGTCTGAAATTGTATGCGACATCAGACAATTTGGGCTGGTCAAAGTACTGTGCTGTATGTACCCCAAATTAGTAGACTGAACACTGAGCGATACCGAATGAGCGATACCGAATCCTATCttgaaatatgtattttattagtccccacggacaccgtccggggggacttataggtttggtcatgtccgtgcgtgtgtgcgtccgtgcgtgcgtgcgtgcgtgcgtgcgtccgtccgttcacgcagatatctcagagatgcaagaagcgatttcattcaaacttggtacaaggattacttcatatgtcatacagatgcacgtcgatttgttttgtgatacgatccaatatggccgccaggcggccattttattacgattttttcatgtacagagccataactcagacatgtttcaaccgattttattcaaagttggtacaaggacattgaccaatgtcatagatatgcacatcattttgttttgtgatacgatccaatatggccgccaggcggccattttattacgattttttcatgtacagagccataactcagacatgtttcaaccgattttattataagttggtacaaggacattgaccaatgtcatagatatacacgtcattttgttttgtgatacgatccaatatggccgccaggcggccattttattacgattttttcatgtacagagccagatctcagacatgtttcaaccgattttattcaaagttggtacaaggacattgaccaatgtcatagatatgcatgtcgatttgttttgtgatacgatccaatatggccgccaggcggccattttattacaatattttcatatacagtgccataactcagacatgttttaactgattttattcaaagttggtacaaggacattgaccaatgtcatagatatgcatgtgaatttgttttgtgatacaatccaatatggctgctgtgtggccatttattacgattttttcatatgcagaggcataactcaggcaaatctcaaccgattttattcaaagttggtacaaggacattgacctatgtcttacatatgtacgtcaatttgttatgtgatacgatccaatatggccgctaggcagccattttattacgatattttcatgtacagagcaataactcagacatgtttcaacggattttattcaaagttggtacaaggagattgactaatgtcatacatatgcatgtcaatttgttatgtgatacgatccaatatggctgcttgcggccattttattacgattttttcctgtcgagggccataatactctaaggcatatcttaaccgattttattcaaagttggtacaaggacattaacctatgtcatacatatgtatgtcaatttgtttcttgatatgatccaatatggctgcatggcagccattttgttacaattttttcgtgtccttagccaaaacttgggcatgtctcaattaatgaagaggactctatcctcttaggacatgcaatcaaagtacccattaacaagtggggactgtgtcatcaacgatgacttgttatctGCAAAGTCCATGCATAACTGTCCATATTAGTCCTTCTTTTATTACAACAAATCTCTCCCTGCCATTCTTCATCGCAGGGCGATCCGTTGCCTGTGTGGATCGAAAAGGCACTGGTAGATATTCCATTGTCGTCGCAAACTATGCCAGCGGAAATGTAGGTCCGTTTGGACTCATCGAAATGGTGGTCGAAGATAGCGACGTTGCTGCCGGTCATATTGTCTTGAGAGATGTTGCAAGTGAGGCTGGGGTAGCACGACTCACAGGTGAGTAGACTTTGTAATACAGAAATATAcaagatctatctatctatctatctatctatctatctatctatctatctatctatctatctatctatctatctatctatctatctatctatctatctatctatctatgtgtgtgtgtgtgtctatatatctgtgtctgtgtgtatcaTACTATGGGAAAGCCTTAGAGGGTCACCGTATCGTGCTTGCGAACAGTTTGCATGTACAATGCAATGTTATCATCTTTGTGCATTCGTCCCAGATAGTTCCTAACCATGACTTACATAAAATTTCCATACGAGAGAATTAATACACattgatatttgcatatggtaAAGCCTATCTTTACTACATCCCCTGGCAGGTGGTCGTGGTGTCACCGTCGGACCAATCATGAACGACTTTGGCTTATCGGACATTTTCTGTGACAACGAGCGTGGCGCCAACTTCCTCTTTGTTAACCAGGGAGACGGGAGTTTCGAGGATGTCGCTCAGAAATCCGGTAAGCGCGTTATCGAATTGCAATGCCACGATTTCTCTGTATGACTTAAGATTTGCCTCCATAACACCATCAacttacatggttttcaaactTGTAACGATACCATAGTTGCATTTATCAACTCATATATTTTGAAGCAGCAGTATCATAAACATGTCTAACCGTCTGTATGCATTCTATGTTTTCAAACGTACAAACATAAGTATTTAATACAGGTGTTTCTTGTAAATTCTGACCAACAGATATCGCTGATAGGCGAGAAAACGGCCGCGGGGTGGCGTTGACAGATTTGAATGGTGATGAACTGATTGACATTGTTTACGGTAACTGGGAAGGACCCCACAGAATATACATCCAAGAGAAAAACGGCGAGGACCGTCGATTCAGGGTATGATAATAaattatagttttcatgaatgaTGTAAGAGATACCAGCATATAGCGTTAGAAAGAAGGTGAAAGTCAtcaaatattaggtaatttagGCCATCACTCCCACAGGTGCATGGAGTGTTCAGTGTGACTAAAAACTCATTTTTTCAGCGTATATCGCAATTCCGAGCGCCTGTGCCTGAGACGATGCAATGGAGTCATCAAAGCTAAATGGAAAGTCAAATATAGATTGAAGTCGAATTCAACTTCAGGATAGTGTGTTAGTAGGTATTTGTCCATAGCGAGCTGGTCAGAACGATtgtcctgaacagaaatggaACTCACTAATATTTCAGAAAGTCATTGCGAGGTAATTGATTATGTCGAACCATAAACGAAAGTCTTGAAAGGCGAGAAAATCATGATAATAACTTTCTTAGCAGCAAAAATGGAAATCCCCAGTCTAgattataatttgaacatacaCACGAACCTGCAGATAGGACAGCTCTGTACATTTATGATTTTCATCGTACATTGACTCCAATAACGTCTTCTCTGTACACCAGGACATCGCAACCGCCCCGTACCGCAACCCGTCTCCAATCAGGACAGTCATCGTGGCCGACTTCGACAACGACGGCAACCTAGAGATACTTCAAAACAACATCGTCCACGGGGACTATGCACCTAATCACGTGTTCAGGGTGACCAGAAACGAAACCGGGAAGGATCCCAAAGTGGAGGAGATCGATATTGGAGATGCAGAGGAACCGGATGGTTTTGGAACAGGCAAGTTGAGGAATGTGTTCGGTTGAGATGTGTGCAACTTTTCCAGGTTTTACTAGAGATCGTAGTGTACACAGACATTTTGAGTCAACAGCAAGAAGTGTATAACTAGATCCCTGAATGGAATAGAAAAATTGTCATGGAAAAGCAGGAGAGAATAGATCTTAGGAACGTGGTTTTGACCATAAGGACATATCATTTGACCATTGCCTTTGATTCGGGgattatttttagctcacatttggtataccaatgtgaggtaatcgtataagctgaatcagttcatttgcatgccatttgcatgtatgtatgtatgtatgtatgtatgtatgtatgtatgtatgtatgtatgtatgtatgtatgtatgtatgtatgtatgtatgtatgtatgtatgtatgtatgtatgtatgaatgtatgtatgtatgtatgaatgtatgtatgtacgtatgttcgtccacgtcaaaaacagctaaaccgcagcacctactgtcttagtatttggtgtacaggtacatctaggggtggagatgtgaatttgttcaaatgaacatgtcagtgccaaaaatatgcaaatgaaggggaaaaagggaaaccctgcaaattgctaaaactctgtaaccgttggtcagattgggtttaaacttggtgtgcaggttcctttaggcattctaaagtaggtgttcaaaatttgggatgaaatttgcatgtttctatttttagggtaatttttttcagtttttagtcaaaaatgtttttctctgaaacagctgatctgattgctttgaaagttggtatacatgttcctcaggatgacctcagtcaagtgtatacaa from Ptychodera flava strain L36383 chromosome 12, AS_Pfla_20210202, whole genome shotgun sequence includes the following:
- the LOC139145652 gene encoding cartilage acidic protein 1-like isoform X3, encoding MQSQGLLCSPTICITALVLWLARLTASDGMFESLTNDYLDSSSNPVQLNYGVAVSDVDNDGTMEWIVAGYSGANLVLKWDAASNKLYNIAVNDKNSPFYALRDTQGNAIGVSACDVDGDGREEIYFLNTNNAYSGYATYTDKLFKFRDGKYVDLFQDEVNKDAIRLYAGRSVACVDRKGTGRYSIVVANYASGNVGPFGLIEMVVEDSDVAAGHIVLRDVASEAGVARLTGGRGVTVGPIMNDFGLSDIFCDNERGANFLFVNQGDGSFEDVAQKSDIADRRENGRGVALTDLNGDELIDIVYGNWEGPHRIYIQEKNGEDRRFRDIATAPYRNPSPIRTVIVADFDNDGNLEILQNNIVHGDYAPNHVFRVTRNETGKDPKVEEIDIGDAEEPDGFGTGGAVADLDGDGVLELMLSHGESSRQPLTMYRAKTNGDENWLRVMPKTEHGAPARGALVVARTTDNVAHLRVIDGGSGYLCQMEPVAHFGLGSAIVSRVEITWPDSQKMVKIIDKMNSVIVIEHPKNSNSSSKDTGGVLGDKLVDKELPEVKVEDL
- the LOC139145652 gene encoding cartilage acidic protein 1-like isoform X2, which encodes MQSQGLLCSPTICITALVLWLARLTASDGMFESLTNDYLDSSSNPVQLNYGVAVSDVDNDGTMEWIVAGYSGANLVLKWDAASNKLYNIAVNDKNSPFYALRDTQGNAIGVSACDVDGDGREEIYFLNTNNAYSGYATYTDKLFKFRDGKYVDLFQDEVNKDAIRLYAGRSVACVDRKGTGRYSIVVANYASGNVGPFGLIEMVVEDSDVAAGHIVLRDVASEAGVARLTGGRGVTVGPIMNDFGLSDIFCDNERGANFLFVNQGDGSFEDVAQKSDIADRRENGRGVALTDLNGDELIDIVYGNWEGPHRIYIQEKNGEDRRFRDIATAPYRNPSPIRTVIVADFDNDGNLEILQNNIVHGDYAPNHVFRVTRNETGKDPKVEEIDIGDAEEPDGFGTGGAVADLDGDGVLELMLSHGESSRQPLTMYRAKTNGDENWLRVMPKTEHGAPARGALVVARTTDNVAHLRVIDGGSGYLCQMEPVAHFGLGSAIVSRVEITWPDSQKMVKIIDKMNSVIVIEHPKNSNSSSKDTGGVLGDKLVDKELPEVKVEGELMHEESQRHKDIVHDHNDL
- the LOC139145652 gene encoding cartilage acidic protein 1-like isoform X1; its protein translation is MQSQGLLCSPTICITALVLWLARLTASDGMFESLTNDYLDSSSNPVQLNYGVAVSDVDNDGTMEWIVAGYSGANLVLKWDAASNKLYNIAVNDKNSPFYALRDTQGNAIGVSACDVDGDGREEIYFLNTNNAYSGYATYTDKLFKFRDGKYVDLFQDEVNKDAIRLYAGRSVACVDRKGTGRYSIVVANYASGNVGPFGLIEMVVEDSDVAAGHIVLRDVASEAGVARLTGGRGVTVGPIMNDFGLSDIFCDNERGANFLFVNQGDGSFEDVAQKSDIADRRENGRGVALTDLNGDELIDIVYGNWEGPHRIYIQEKNGEDRRFRDIATAPYRNPSPIRTVIVADFDNDGNLEILQNNIVHGDYAPNHVFRVTRNETGKDPKVEEIDIGDAEEPDGFGTGGAVADLDGDGVLELMLSHGESSRQPLTMYRAKTNGDENWLRVMPKTEHGAPARGALVVARTTDNVAHLRVIDGGSGYLCQMEPVAHFGLGSAIVSRVEITWPDSQKMVKIIDKMNSVIVIEHPKNSNSSSKDTGGVLGDKLVDKELPEVKVEGELMHEESQRHKDIVHDHNGKSSTFNDPRRSLRIVLSMFVVLMSSSVL